In Etheostoma spectabile isolate EspeVRDwgs_2016 chromosome 20, UIUC_Espe_1.0, whole genome shotgun sequence, the following are encoded in one genomic region:
- the slc25a29l gene encoding mitochondrial basic amino acids transporter isoform X1, producing the protein MALDFAAGCIGGAAGVLVGHPFDTVKVRLQVQNVDKPLYRGTYHCFQSIIRQESMLGLYKGIGSPMMGLTFINAIVFGVQGNAMRKLGRDTPLNQFLAGASAGTIQCVICCPMELAKTRMQMQGTGEKKSKRKLYKNSLDCLVRIYKKEGIRGINRGMVTTLMRETPGFGVYFLAYDVLTRSLGCEPEDPYMIPKLLFAGGMSGIASWLSTYPVDVIKSRLQADGVGGVNQYNGIMDCVRQSLKKEGWRVFTRGLTSTLLRAFPVNATTFATVTLFLLYMREGDECSIQESELQSVQLQPQTTSM; encoded by the exons ATGGCATTGGACTTCGCTGCTGGCTGCATAGGAG GTGCTGCTGGTGTTTTGGTCGGACATCcatttgacactgtaaag GTGAGGCTTCAAGTTCAAAATGTGGACAAACCTCTGTACCGAGGGACATATCACTGTTTCCAGTCAATCATACGCCAGGAGTCG ATGCTCGGCTTGTACAAAGGCATCGGCTCTCCAATGATGGGCCTGACCTTCATCAATGCCATAGTTTTTGGTGTCCAGGGCAACGCCATGCGCAAGCTTGGCCGCGACACACCTCTCAACCAGTTCCTGGCTGGAGCCTCTGCTGGAACCATTCAGTGTGTCATTTGCTGCCCAATGGAGCTGGCGAAGACACGCATGCAGATGCAAGGGACCGGAGAGAAGAAGTCTAAGAGGAAGCTGTATAAGAACTCCCTGGACTGTCTGGTCAGAATCTACAAAAAGGAAGGAATCCGAGGGATCAATCGTGGCATGGTGACCACCTTGATGCGTGAGACACCTGGCTTCGGTGTGTACTTTCTCGCTTATGACGTGTTGACACGTTCCCTGGGCTGTGAGCCAGAGGATCCGTACATGATCCCCAAGCTGTTGTTTGCTGGTGGAATGTCTGGCATTGCCTCCTGGCTCTCCACCTACCCCGTGGATGTCATCAAGTCGCGTCTTCAAGCTGACGGGGTAGGCGGTGTGAACCAGTACAATGGCATTATGGACTGTGTCAGACAGAGCTTAAAGAAAGAGGGCTGGAGGGTGTTTACACGTGGACTCACGTCCACTTTGCTCCGTGCATTTCCAGTGAATGCTACCACATTTGCCACTGTGACTCTATTTTTATTGTATATGCGTGAGGGAGACGAGTGTAGCATTCAGGAGTCTGAGCTGCAGTCTGTTCAGCTGCAGCCACAGACAACTAGCATGTGA
- the slc25a29l gene encoding mitochondrial basic amino acids transporter isoform X2 encodes MLGLYKGIGSPMMGLTFINAIVFGVQGNAMRKLGRDTPLNQFLAGASAGTIQCVICCPMELAKTRMQMQGTGEKKSKRKLYKNSLDCLVRIYKKEGIRGINRGMVTTLMRETPGFGVYFLAYDVLTRSLGCEPEDPYMIPKLLFAGGMSGIASWLSTYPVDVIKSRLQADGVGGVNQYNGIMDCVRQSLKKEGWRVFTRGLTSTLLRAFPVNATTFATVTLFLLYMREGDECSIQESELQSVQLQPQTTSM; translated from the coding sequence ATGCTCGGCTTGTACAAAGGCATCGGCTCTCCAATGATGGGCCTGACCTTCATCAATGCCATAGTTTTTGGTGTCCAGGGCAACGCCATGCGCAAGCTTGGCCGCGACACACCTCTCAACCAGTTCCTGGCTGGAGCCTCTGCTGGAACCATTCAGTGTGTCATTTGCTGCCCAATGGAGCTGGCGAAGACACGCATGCAGATGCAAGGGACCGGAGAGAAGAAGTCTAAGAGGAAGCTGTATAAGAACTCCCTGGACTGTCTGGTCAGAATCTACAAAAAGGAAGGAATCCGAGGGATCAATCGTGGCATGGTGACCACCTTGATGCGTGAGACACCTGGCTTCGGTGTGTACTTTCTCGCTTATGACGTGTTGACACGTTCCCTGGGCTGTGAGCCAGAGGATCCGTACATGATCCCCAAGCTGTTGTTTGCTGGTGGAATGTCTGGCATTGCCTCCTGGCTCTCCACCTACCCCGTGGATGTCATCAAGTCGCGTCTTCAAGCTGACGGGGTAGGCGGTGTGAACCAGTACAATGGCATTATGGACTGTGTCAGACAGAGCTTAAAGAAAGAGGGCTGGAGGGTGTTTACACGTGGACTCACGTCCACTTTGCTCCGTGCATTTCCAGTGAATGCTACCACATTTGCCACTGTGACTCTATTTTTATTGTATATGCGTGAGGGAGACGAGTGTAGCATTCAGGAGTCTGAGCTGCAGTCTGTTCAGCTGCAGCCACAGACAACTAGCATGTGA